GGAAAGATCTGAAGATTCGGGTGCAACACGGGATATTAGAGATACGACCTCGTAGCTTTTTCTGTCCTTGATGAGGTCCTGCTCTTCGGGAGGAAGCGTTTTGAAAGGCCGGTAAGCTGTCGCACTTTTATTGCTTCTTGAGTTAGGGGCGCTTTCGCTCCCTTGCTCGCATGGATAAATTGTAAGGACTACGCGCCCCACGCCAGCTCCATCCATTTTCCTGAGGCCTTCGAGCAGAGCGCCGTACAGAACTTTCGGCTCTGCGCCCGGCTGGGGCTGTTCAATCCTGCTCTTCATCCTGATTTTTCCGAAAAACTTGAAATCCATAAGACCACCAGATTGTTTGGAATAAATTATGTGTTTCACTATTTTTAAAGTTATCTTAAATGGATAAAAGTGAATTGAAAACGGAAAAGGAAATAAAACAGGCTTGCGAATTCCGTGCATGGAAGTGGAGAGCGCGCCGGAAATACAGGAGAAAATCGAGCACCTGCTGGACATACTGGAGATGAGGCACATAATAGGCGCGAGGATAATTTGCATGAGGAGCACCGGCGCCAAGGCGAACGCGTACGCGCGGATTTGGAACCTGCCGAAAATATGGCAGAAGGCGCTGGACGTGAACCCCTTTTACGTGATTGAGGTGGTGAGCGAGCATTTTGATAATCTGGGCGAGGAAAGGAAGATTCAGGTGCTCATACACGAGCTCATGCACATCCCGAAGAAATTCTCCGGGGGCCTGGTTCCGCACAAGCACAACGGGGGAAGGATAGACAAGAAAGCCGTGGACAAGATTTACGCGGAATACAGGAAAAGGATGGATGAACGCGGGGAAGGAGAAGGTGCGGGCGGAATCAGCGCGGCGTGCGAAGCCGATAGTAATAAATAGTTTGCAATAGTAGGTTAAGGAACTCATTCTTGGTGATTCGATGGCTAAGCGAGAGACTAAAAAAAACCTGAAAACCGGGTTTTCGAGAGAGGGCGGGAGAAGCTCCGTGCGCCAAAAGTTCATAAGGAATTCACGCATAGGGACCACGGAAGCGCTGAAGAGCAGGGACATGCTGCTCGGGTACGTCACGAGGAGCATAGACACGATGGACGAAGGGATACATCTGCTTACTGAAAAGCTTGAGGACGCCTATTCCGCTTACTTCCCCGAGCTCAAGCTCGAGGACAAGAAGAAATACGCGCAGGTCGCCGCGTTCCTGGACAGGAAGAGCCCGGACATGGAAAAACTCGGGGAAATGGTCGGGCAGAACAAGGCCGCGGACTTGGCGGCGAAGGCAGGGAAAAGCCTGGG
This Candidatus Micrarchaeia archaeon DNA region includes the following protein-coding sequences:
- a CDS encoding putative metallopeptidase, producing the protein MRIPCMEVESAPEIQEKIEHLLDILEMRHIIGARIICMRSTGAKANAYARIWNLPKIWQKALDVNPFYVIEVVSEHFDNLGEERKIQVLIHELMHIPKKFSGGLVPHKHNGGRIDKKAVDKIYAEYRKRMDERGEGEGAGGISAACEADSNK